The Streptomyces sp. RKAG293 genome includes a region encoding these proteins:
- a CDS encoding winged helix-turn-helix domain-containing protein gives MTTTDPALRALAHPVRLRMLSLMWAAPLSAAELSRELGISHALASQHLRRLDAAGLVELSEVRSHRGGRERRYRTVHGTPLSDRQDGTPLLAEALAHNLRDRAARRAPGQDGVTSDAELWVAPEAWDTFRTRIAELLADLHEAARAPHTPGSVLLGATVMAFPVRAEAAEAAEAADEEAGEGPAAP, from the coding sequence TCCGGTACGGCTGCGCATGCTGTCGCTGATGTGGGCCGCCCCGCTCTCCGCGGCGGAGCTCTCCCGGGAGCTGGGCATCTCGCACGCCCTGGCCAGCCAGCATCTGCGCCGGCTGGACGCCGCGGGACTCGTCGAGCTCAGCGAGGTCCGCTCCCACCGCGGCGGCAGGGAACGGCGCTACCGCACCGTGCACGGCACCCCGCTGTCCGACCGGCAGGACGGCACCCCGCTGCTCGCCGAGGCGCTCGCGCACAACCTGCGCGACCGGGCCGCCCGCCGGGCACCCGGGCAGGACGGGGTGACCTCCGACGCGGAACTGTGGGTCGCGCCCGAGGCCTGGGACACCTTCCGCACGCGCATCGCGGAGCTCCTCGCCGATCTGCACGAGGCCGCCCGCGCCCCGCACACCCCCGGCTCGGTCCTGCTCGGCGCCACGGTGATGGCGTTTCCCGTGCGGGCGGAAGCAGCGGAAGCAGCGGAAGCAGCGGACGAGGAGGCGGGGGAAGGCCCCGCCGCCCCTTAG
- a CDS encoding ATP-binding protein, translating to MSIWWSLHLRREAASVPLARRLLLGTMQTAGVDPEICYDLSVALSEACANAVEHAGEGDYSVTARIDGDRCRIEVADSGPGFAPDRPRHQLARPLALKGRHAEDGRGLFLIEALVDHVHFHNRPGHGAVVTIDKVLKWRDDSLLKAS from the coding sequence ATGAGCATCTGGTGGTCTCTCCACTTGCGGCGCGAGGCCGCGAGCGTTCCGCTCGCCCGACGACTGCTGCTGGGGACGATGCAGACCGCCGGTGTGGACCCGGAGATCTGTTACGACCTGTCGGTGGCACTGTCCGAGGCCTGTGCGAACGCGGTGGAACACGCGGGCGAGGGTGACTACAGCGTGACGGCGCGCATCGACGGCGACCGCTGCCGTATCGAGGTCGCCGACTCCGGCCCGGGCTTCGCGCCCGACCGGCCACGTCACCAACTCGCCCGGCCGCTGGCCCTGAAGGGCCGGCATGCCGAGGACGGACGGGGACTGTTCCTCATCGAGGCGCTGGTGGACCACGTCCACTTCCACAACCGGCCGGGCCACGGCGCCGTGGTGACGATCGACAAGGTCCTCAAATGGCGGGACGACTCGTTGCTCAAGGCGTCCTGA
- a CDS encoding YcnI family protein, producing MNSSRMRRLTTVGALTGSALLMAAVPAFAHVSVTPSSAPKGGYSTVAFKVPNERDNASTIKVEVNLPADHPIASVSTQAVPGWKVEVTKTKLAKPMTMHGKQVTEAVTKITWSGGTIEPGQFQQFPVSFGPLPDDTDQLVFKALQTYSNNEVVRWIEEEKPGAAEPANPAPALTLTAPAADAHGAAAPAADTKAKNTAAAAADSDSSDSTARILGVAGIVIGVIGVAFGVLAGRRRTSA from the coding sequence ATGAACAGTTCCCGCATGCGCCGCCTGACCACCGTCGGCGCGCTCACCGGTTCCGCGCTGCTGATGGCCGCCGTACCGGCCTTCGCCCATGTCTCCGTCACGCCCAGCAGCGCTCCCAAGGGCGGCTACAGCACCGTCGCGTTCAAGGTCCCGAACGAGCGGGACAACGCCTCGACGATCAAGGTCGAAGTGAACCTGCCGGCGGACCACCCGATCGCGTCCGTCTCCACCCAGGCCGTGCCCGGCTGGAAGGTGGAGGTCACCAAGACCAAGCTCGCCAAGCCGATGACCATGCACGGCAAGCAGGTGACCGAGGCCGTCACGAAGATCACCTGGAGCGGCGGCACGATCGAGCCCGGCCAGTTCCAGCAGTTCCCCGTCTCGTTCGGGCCGCTGCCCGACGACACGGACCAGCTGGTCTTCAAGGCCCTCCAGACGTACTCGAACAACGAGGTCGTCCGCTGGATCGAGGAGGAGAAGCCCGGCGCGGCCGAGCCGGCGAACCCGGCGCCCGCGCTGACGCTGACCGCGCCGGCGGCGGACGCCCACGGCGCCGCGGCCCCCGCCGCCGACACCAAGGCGAAGAACACGGCGGCCGCGGCCGCCGACTCCGACAGCAGCGACTCGACCGCGCGGATCCTGGGCGTGGCCGGAATCGTCATCGGTGTCATCGGCGTCGCGTTCGGTGTCCTGGCCGGACGCCGCCGCACCTCCGCCTGA
- a CDS encoding SCO family protein has protein sequence MRTTIKIGVALAAVAALAGCGASSGDSKEPLAVVSGAASKPGTLLDAPFSKPRLTLTDTHGKPYDLVKETAGRPVLLFFGYTHCPDVCPTTMSDLAIAKSRLSKPDQEKLRVVFVSTDPARDTPQRLGSWLAAQDKDFIGLTGDFGTIQQAAKSVGVGIEKPVTEKDGSITVTHGAEVLAFWPKDDKGHVLYMSGTTSDEFAADLPKLIRSEAP, from the coding sequence ATGCGCACAACGATCAAGATCGGCGTGGCCCTGGCGGCCGTCGCGGCCCTCGCCGGATGCGGGGCTTCCAGCGGCGACTCCAAGGAGCCGCTCGCGGTCGTCTCCGGAGCGGCGTCCAAGCCGGGCACCCTCCTCGACGCCCCCTTCAGCAAGCCGCGACTGACCCTCACCGACACCCACGGCAAGCCCTACGACCTGGTCAAGGAGACGGCGGGCCGCCCCGTCCTGCTCTTCTTCGGCTACACCCACTGCCCGGACGTGTGCCCGACGACGATGAGCGACCTCGCCATCGCCAAGTCGCGGCTGTCCAAGCCCGACCAGGAGAAACTGCGGGTGGTGTTCGTCAGCACCGACCCCGCCCGCGACACCCCGCAGCGCCTCGGCTCATGGCTGGCCGCCCAGGACAAGGACTTCATCGGCCTGACCGGTGACTTCGGCACGATCCAGCAGGCCGCGAAATCGGTCGGCGTGGGCATCGAGAAGCCGGTGACGGAGAAGGACGGCAGCATCACCGTCACGCACGGCGCCGAGGTGCTGGCCTTCTGGCCGAAGGACGACAAGGGGCACGTGCTCTACATGTCGGGCACCACCTCGGACGAGTTCGCCGCCGACCTGCCGAAGCTCATCAGGAGCGAGGCACCGTGA
- a CDS encoding copper chaperone PCu(A)C — MRRRRPARTLTATVALAGSLALAGCSSAADASAHAGTKGPELSVSGAYIPQPVMADMAAGYFTVTNTGDTDAELTSVSSDLAADITMHTTTDNRMRKVNSLTVPAGGRLTLSSGGNHLMLMELTHKPVAGDKVSMELHFATAGPIGVTVPVEPTGYRPKD, encoded by the coding sequence GTGAGGCGCCGCAGGCCCGCCCGCACCCTGACCGCCACCGTCGCCCTCGCCGGCTCCCTCGCGCTCGCCGGCTGCTCATCGGCGGCCGACGCCTCGGCACACGCCGGGACGAAGGGGCCGGAGCTCTCGGTGAGCGGGGCGTACATACCGCAGCCGGTGATGGCCGACATGGCCGCCGGGTACTTCACGGTCACCAACACCGGCGACACCGACGCGGAACTCACCTCGGTCAGCAGCGACCTGGCCGCCGACATCACCATGCACACCACCACCGACAACCGGATGCGCAAGGTGAACTCCCTGACCGTCCCGGCGGGCGGGCGGCTTACGCTCAGCAGCGGCGGAAATCATCTGATGCTGATGGAACTGACCCACAAGCCGGTGGCCGGCGACAAGGTGTCCATGGAACTGCACTTCGCGACGGCCGGCCCGATCGGCGTCACCGTGCCGGTCGAGCCGACCGGCTACCGGCCGAAGGACTGA
- a CDS encoding copper resistance protein CopC, whose product MTIRRALVVLGALLAVVLGAAAPASAHAALVNTTPGEDSVVKTAPQQVLLTFSEGVLLSADSLRVLDPAGSRVDSGTPQHAGGNSSTAVVALRAGLGDGTYTVAWKAVSEDSHPVAGAFTFSVGAPSKTSVVLADQEQAVGGGAAGVLYGIGRYVAYAGYAMLVGASVFLAVCWPRGALLRPMQRIAVGGWVALVASTIALLMLRGPYVNGSGLGDAFDLGVMRDVLNTRPGAALLSRLLLLAAAAVFLAVLFGSYAKRGTPANESERAERADLAWGLGIGGGVIATGIAATWAMAEHASVGIQSGLAMPVDVVHLLSMAVWLGGLTALLTALVAGLGIEREAVQRFSRIGFAAVTTLVATGIYQSWRQLGSWDAFVSTSYGQLLLVKIGLVVLLVELAWLSRRWTARLGAPAVSVTAAAAVKRPERVVAGSSTDPARQAQLRLQRTARDKTQAKRTREADLERSGLRKSVLAEVVVAVAVLAVTTLLTGTQPGRAAQEKTGSAPAPATSSPSSGLPLSVRIPYDTGGPKGKGQALITIDPGRVGQNEVHVLISGADPVPVDVPEVKLEFTLKAKNIGPLPVPLQHLDVGHWTAASVQLPIAGTWEVSVTVRTSEIDQVTETRNVEITS is encoded by the coding sequence ATGACCATCAGGCGTGCGCTGGTCGTACTGGGCGCCCTGCTCGCCGTCGTACTCGGGGCCGCCGCCCCGGCTTCGGCGCATGCCGCGCTGGTGAACACCACCCCCGGGGAGGACTCCGTCGTCAAGACGGCGCCGCAGCAGGTGCTGCTCACCTTCTCCGAAGGCGTGCTGCTGTCCGCCGACTCGCTGCGGGTCCTCGACCCGGCCGGCAGCCGGGTGGACAGCGGCACGCCGCAGCACGCCGGCGGCAACAGCTCCACCGCCGTGGTCGCGCTGCGCGCAGGACTCGGCGACGGCACCTACACCGTCGCCTGGAAGGCCGTCTCGGAGGACAGCCACCCGGTCGCGGGCGCGTTCACGTTCTCCGTCGGCGCCCCCTCCAAGACCTCCGTCGTCCTCGCCGACCAGGAGCAGGCCGTCGGCGGCGGCGCCGCGGGCGTCCTCTACGGCATCGGGCGCTACGTCGCCTACGCCGGGTACGCCATGCTCGTCGGCGCCTCCGTCTTCCTCGCCGTGTGCTGGCCGCGCGGCGCGCTGCTGCGCCCCATGCAGCGGATCGCGGTCGGCGGCTGGGTCGCGCTCGTCGCGTCCACCATCGCGCTGCTGATGCTGCGCGGACCGTATGTGAACGGCAGCGGGCTCGGTGACGCGTTCGACCTCGGCGTGATGCGCGACGTGCTCAACACCCGGCCGGGCGCCGCCCTGCTGTCCCGGCTGCTGCTGCTCGCGGCCGCCGCCGTCTTCCTGGCGGTCCTGTTCGGCTCGTACGCCAAACGCGGAACACCCGCCAACGAGAGCGAGCGCGCCGAGCGCGCCGACCTCGCCTGGGGGCTGGGCATCGGCGGCGGGGTCATCGCGACGGGCATCGCCGCGACCTGGGCGATGGCGGAACACGCCTCCGTCGGCATCCAGTCCGGCCTCGCCATGCCGGTCGACGTCGTGCACCTGCTGTCGATGGCGGTGTGGCTGGGCGGCCTGACCGCCCTGCTGACCGCGCTGGTGGCGGGGCTCGGCATCGAACGCGAAGCCGTCCAGCGGTTCTCGCGCATCGGCTTCGCGGCGGTCACGACGCTGGTCGCCACCGGCATCTACCAGTCCTGGCGGCAGCTCGGCTCGTGGGACGCCTTCGTCTCCACCTCCTACGGGCAGCTGCTGCTCGTCAAGATCGGCCTGGTCGTCCTGCTCGTCGAGCTGGCCTGGCTGTCGCGGCGCTGGACCGCGCGGCTCGGCGCGCCCGCCGTCTCCGTCACCGCCGCGGCGGCCGTCAAGCGGCCGGAGCGCGTGGTGGCCGGCTCGTCCACCGACCCCGCCCGCCAGGCGCAGCTGCGGCTGCAGCGCACCGCGCGGGACAAGACCCAGGCCAAGCGCACCCGGGAGGCCGACCTCGAACGCAGCGGGCTGCGCAAGTCGGTGCTGGCCGAGGTCGTGGTCGCGGTGGCCGTGCTCGCCGTGACGACGCTGCTCACCGGCACCCAGCCGGGCCGCGCGGCACAGGAGAAGACCGGCTCGGCGCCCGCGCCCGCCACCTCTTCCCCGTCCTCCGGGCTGCCGCTCAGCGTGCGCATCCCGTACGACACCGGCGGCCCCAAGGGGAAGGGCCAGGCCCTGATCACCATCGATCCGGGGCGGGTCGGCCAGAACGAGGTGCACGTCCTGATCTCCGGTGCGGACCCGGTACCGGTCGACGTGCCCGAGGTGAAGCTCGAATTCACCCTCAAGGCCAAGAACATCGGCCCGCTGCCGGTACCGCTGCAGCACCTCGACGTCGGCCACTGGACCGCGGCCTCGGTGCAGCTGCCGATCGCCGGAACGTGGGAGGTGTCCGTCACCGTGCGGACCTCCGAGATCGACCAGGTGACCGAGACCAGGAACGTAGAGATCACGTCATGA
- the efeB gene encoding iron uptake transporter deferrochelatase/peroxidase subunit, with protein sequence MTEQRTTEHRTTGERAADERPAGRQFTRRRLLGTAGAAGAAGLVAGGVGGAFGAAALRDEPTALASVGTTAVPFRDGAHQAGITTPQQARGHLVAFDLTAGQTRKNVAALLRRWSDTAEQLVGGLPVSGDDRIAHDAGPNSLTVTFGFGGSLFPKTGLEDRAPQALAPLPPFSADALDPARGNGDLWVQIGSDDSLVAFHALRVLQKAAGDTARVRWQMNGFNRTPGATPRPMTSRNLMGQVDGTNNPKPTDPDFAGRIFVPAGGTARSPQWMAGGSYAVVRRIRMLLDSWDHLSVERQEKVIGRRKSDGSPLSGGTGTTPVDLDQRDAQGAPAIAGDAHIRVAAPASNGGAAMLRRPFSYHDGIGSDGTPDAGLLFVCWQADPQRGFVPVQRKLDRGDGLSRFLRHESSALFAVPGAPGPGEYVGQRLLES encoded by the coding sequence ATGACCGAGCAGCGCACGACCGAACACCGGACGACGGGCGAGCGGGCCGCCGACGAGCGGCCCGCCGGGCGGCAGTTCACCCGGCGGCGGCTGCTCGGCACCGCGGGAGCGGCCGGTGCGGCCGGCCTCGTCGCCGGCGGCGTGGGCGGGGCCTTCGGCGCCGCCGCCCTGCGGGACGAGCCGACGGCGCTGGCGTCGGTCGGCACGACCGCCGTCCCCTTCCGGGACGGCGCGCACCAGGCCGGCATCACCACCCCGCAGCAGGCCCGCGGCCATCTGGTGGCCTTCGACCTCACCGCGGGGCAGACCCGCAAGAACGTCGCGGCGCTGCTGCGGCGCTGGTCGGACACGGCCGAGCAGCTGGTCGGCGGCCTGCCGGTGAGCGGCGACGACCGGATCGCCCACGACGCGGGCCCGAACTCGCTGACCGTCACCTTCGGGTTCGGCGGTTCGCTGTTCCCGAAGACCGGTCTGGAGGACCGGGCGCCGCAGGCCCTCGCGCCGCTCCCGCCGTTCTCCGCGGACGCGCTGGACCCGGCCCGCGGCAACGGCGACCTGTGGGTGCAGATCGGCTCGGACGACTCGCTCGTCGCCTTCCACGCCCTGCGCGTGCTGCAGAAGGCCGCGGGGGACACCGCCCGGGTGCGCTGGCAGATGAACGGCTTCAACCGCACACCGGGGGCGACCCCGCGGCCGATGACGTCCCGCAACCTCATGGGCCAGGTGGACGGCACCAACAACCCCAAGCCCACCGACCCGGACTTCGCCGGACGGATCTTCGTTCCGGCCGGCGGCACGGCCCGCTCGCCGCAGTGGATGGCGGGCGGCTCGTACGCGGTGGTGCGCAGGATCCGGATGCTGCTCGACTCCTGGGACCATCTGTCCGTGGAGCGGCAGGAGAAGGTGATCGGCCGCCGCAAGTCGGACGGCTCACCGCTGTCCGGCGGCACCGGGACGACCCCGGTCGACCTGGACCAGCGGGACGCGCAGGGGGCGCCCGCCATCGCGGGCGACGCGCACATCCGGGTCGCGGCGCCCGCCTCGAACGGCGGAGCGGCGATGCTCCGCCGGCCGTTCTCGTACCACGACGGCATCGGCTCCGACGGGACCCCGGACGCCGGTCTGCTCTTCGTCTGCTGGCAGGCCGATCCGCAGCGCGGATTCGTCCCCGTCCAGCGGAAACTGGACCGCGGGGACGGGCTGTCCCGCTTCCTGCGCCATGAGTCGAGCGCCCTGTTCGCGGTCCCCGGTGCGCCGGGCCCCGGTGAGTACGTGGGGCAGCGGCTGCTGGAGTCGTGA
- the pheA gene encoding prephenate dehydratase yields MSASRYTYLGPEGTFTEAALRTLPEAATRELVPMVSVPAVLDAVRNGEAGGALVPIENSVEGGVTATLDELATGTPLMIYREVLLPIAFALLVRPGTKLKDVKTVTGHPVAQPQVRKWLRAQLPDALWESSASNADGARLVQEGRFDGAFAGEFAASTYGLEPLVTEIHDAKNAATRFVLVGRPGRPAAPTGADKTSAVFWLGDDHPGALLELLQEYAVRGVNLVRIESRPTGEGIGRYCFSVDCEGHITDRRVSEALMGLKRICPQVRFLGSYPRADEVRPQVRPGTTDNEFTEAADWLGRALDGRG; encoded by the coding sequence ATGTCGGCGAGCCGCTACACCTATCTGGGTCCTGAAGGCACTTTCACCGAGGCCGCGCTCAGAACGCTGCCCGAGGCGGCGACCCGCGAGCTGGTCCCGATGGTGTCGGTGCCCGCCGTGCTGGACGCCGTGCGCAACGGCGAGGCCGGCGGGGCGCTGGTGCCCATCGAGAACTCGGTGGAGGGCGGCGTGACCGCCACCCTGGACGAGCTGGCGACCGGCACACCGCTGATGATCTACCGCGAGGTACTGCTGCCGATCGCGTTCGCGCTGCTGGTGCGGCCGGGCACGAAGCTCAAGGACGTGAAGACGGTGACCGGGCACCCGGTCGCGCAGCCGCAGGTGCGCAAGTGGCTGCGGGCCCAGCTGCCGGACGCGCTGTGGGAGTCGTCGGCGTCGAACGCGGACGGGGCGCGGCTGGTGCAGGAGGGCCGGTTCGACGGTGCGTTCGCGGGCGAGTTCGCGGCGTCCACGTACGGTCTCGAACCGCTCGTCACCGAGATCCACGACGCCAAGAACGCGGCGACACGCTTCGTCCTGGTCGGCCGGCCGGGCCGCCCGGCGGCGCCGACCGGCGCGGACAAGACCTCGGCGGTGTTCTGGCTGGGCGACGACCACCCGGGCGCGCTGCTGGAGCTGCTGCAGGAGTACGCGGTGCGCGGCGTGAACCTGGTGCGCATCGAGTCCCGGCCGACCGGCGAGGGCATCGGCCGGTACTGCTTCTCGGTGGACTGCGAGGGGCACATCACCGACCGGCGGGTCAGTGAGGCGCTGATGGGGCTCAAGCGGATCTGCCCGCAGGTCCGGTTCCTCGGCTCGTACCCGCGGGCCGACGAGGTCCGTCCCCAGGTACGCCCCGGCACGACCGACAACGAGTTCACCGAGGCCGCGGACTGGCTGGGCCGGGCGCTGGACGGCCGGGGCTGA
- the serS gene encoding serine--tRNA ligase: protein MIDLRLLREDPDRVRASQRARGEDVALVDALLSADERRRSSSHRFDELRAEQRQLGKLIPKAQGDEKAELLKKTGVLSAAVKAADAEQNEAAQEAQSLLLKLGNLVHPDTPIGGEEDFVVLEQLGAPRDFAAEGFEPKDHLELGEILGAIDVDRGAKVSGSRFYYLTGVGALLELALVNAAIAQATAAGFVPILTPTLVKPAAMAGTGYLGQVDDDVYYLEKDDLYLVGTSEVPLAAYHMDEIIDAAKLPLRYAGFSPCYRREAGSYGKDTRGIIRVHQFDKVEMFVYTTPEDAEAEHQRLLEWEKQWLTALELPFQVIELASGDLGSSASRKFDCEAWIPTQGKYRELTSTSNTTEFQSRRLSIRLRDENGTRPLATLNGTLCAVPRTIVAILENHQQADGSVRVPEVLRPYLGGREFLEPVSK, encoded by the coding sequence GTGATTGACCTTCGCCTGCTTCGTGAGGACCCCGACCGTGTGCGCGCCTCCCAGCGTGCCCGTGGAGAGGACGTCGCGCTCGTCGACGCCCTCCTCTCCGCCGACGAGCGGCGCAGGTCGTCCAGTCATCGCTTCGACGAACTGCGCGCCGAGCAGCGCCAGCTCGGCAAGCTCATCCCCAAGGCCCAGGGGGACGAGAAGGCCGAACTGCTGAAGAAGACCGGCGTGCTCTCGGCCGCGGTCAAGGCGGCGGACGCGGAGCAGAACGAGGCCGCGCAGGAGGCCCAGAGCCTGCTGCTCAAGCTCGGCAACCTCGTGCACCCGGACACGCCGATCGGCGGCGAGGAGGACTTCGTCGTCCTCGAGCAGCTCGGTGCGCCGCGCGACTTCGCCGCCGAGGGCTTCGAGCCCAAGGACCACCTGGAACTGGGCGAGATCCTCGGCGCCATCGACGTGGACCGCGGCGCCAAGGTCTCCGGCTCGCGCTTCTACTACCTGACGGGCGTCGGCGCGCTGCTGGAGCTGGCCCTGGTCAACGCGGCGATCGCGCAGGCCACCGCGGCCGGCTTCGTCCCGATCCTGACCCCCACCCTCGTCAAGCCCGCGGCCATGGCCGGCACCGGCTACCTCGGCCAGGTCGACGACGACGTGTACTACCTGGAGAAGGACGACCTGTACCTGGTCGGCACCTCCGAGGTCCCGCTCGCCGCCTACCACATGGACGAGATCATCGACGCGGCGAAGCTGCCGCTGCGGTACGCGGGCTTCTCGCCCTGCTACCGCCGCGAGGCCGGGTCGTACGGCAAGGACACCCGCGGCATCATCCGGGTGCACCAGTTCGACAAGGTCGAGATGTTCGTCTACACCACGCCGGAGGACGCGGAGGCCGAGCACCAGCGGCTCCTGGAGTGGGAGAAGCAGTGGCTCACCGCCCTGGAACTGCCGTTCCAGGTGATCGAGCTGGCCTCGGGCGACCTGGGCTCCTCGGCGTCGCGCAAGTTCGACTGCGAGGCGTGGATCCCGACCCAGGGCAAGTACCGCGAGCTGACCTCGACGTCGAACACCACCGAGTTCCAGTCCCGCAGGCTGTCGATCCGGCTGCGTGACGAGAACGGCACCCGCCCCCTCGCCACGCTCAACGGCACGCTGTGCGCCGTACCGCGCACCATCGTGGCGATCCTGGAGAACCACCAGCAGGCCGACGGCTCGGTCCGGGTCCCGGAAGTGCTGCGCCCGTACCTGGGCGGCCGTGAGTTCCTGGAGCCGGTCAGCAAGTGA
- a CDS encoding HAD family hydrolase, which produces MSSPAASAPLPYRLIATDLDGTLLRGDHTVSERSRTALAAATAAGAAHIVVTGRSVPWARHILDDLGYEGLAVCGQGAQVYHAGEHRLLTSVTLDRQLAGLALAKIEAEIGPLFLAASRDGLDGEVLIGAGYQHNPELPVIHMQDDSELWSAPLNKLYLQHPGLGDDGLAQVAREVAGDLVGVTMAGEGIVELLPLGLSKATGLSIAARRLGLTAADTIAFGDMPNDLPMFAWAAHGVAMANAHDELKAVADEVTTSNDEDGIAVVLERLFAVTPGPHSAR; this is translated from the coding sequence GTGAGCTCACCCGCTGCCTCCGCGCCCCTCCCGTACCGGCTGATCGCCACCGACCTGGACGGCACGCTGCTGCGCGGCGACCACACCGTCTCGGAGCGGTCGCGGACGGCGCTCGCCGCGGCCACCGCGGCGGGCGCCGCGCACATCGTCGTCACCGGCCGTTCCGTGCCCTGGGCCCGGCACATCCTGGACGACCTCGGCTACGAGGGCCTGGCGGTGTGCGGGCAGGGCGCGCAGGTCTACCACGCGGGCGAACACCGGCTGCTGACGTCCGTGACGCTGGACCGCCAGCTCGCCGGGCTCGCGCTGGCCAAGATCGAGGCCGAGATCGGCCCGCTCTTCCTGGCCGCGAGCCGGGACGGCCTGGACGGCGAGGTCCTGATCGGCGCGGGATACCAGCACAATCCCGAGCTGCCGGTCATCCACATGCAGGACGACAGCGAGCTGTGGAGCGCCCCGCTCAACAAGCTCTACCTCCAGCACCCGGGCCTGGGTGACGACGGTCTGGCCCAGGTCGCGCGCGAGGTCGCGGGCGATCTGGTCGGGGTGACGATGGCCGGCGAGGGCATCGTCGAACTGCTGCCGCTCGGCCTCAGCAAGGCCACCGGCCTCTCCATCGCCGCCCGCCGGCTGGGCCTGACGGCCGCCGACACCATCGCCTTCGGCGACATGCCGAACGATCTGCCGATGTTCGCGTGGGCCGCGCACGGCGTCGCGATGGCCAACGCGCACGACGAGCTGAAGGCCGTCGCGGACGAGGTGACCACCTCGAACGACGAGGACGGCATCGCGGTCGTCCTGGAACGGCTCTTCGCCGTCACCCCCGGGCCGCACAGCGCCCGGTAG
- a CDS encoding PLP-dependent aminotransferase family protein: protein MRGLREAIRTGRLTPGTRLPPYRSLSADLGIARNTVAEAYAELVAEGWLTARQGSGTRVAPRTAPPKPNPAPATAPSPRAPRPAYNLLQGQPDAGSFPRAAWLTSARRALTAAPTEAFGPGDPHGRPELREALAEYLARARGVRTDPARIVVCSGFAHGLRLLVQVLRGPMAVEAYGLPFHRGILAAARVRTVPLAVDAEGARTGELAASGARSVLLTPAHQFPTGGPLGPGRRATVVDWARTTGGIVLEDDYDGEFRYDRQPVGAVQGLEPERVVYLGSVSKSLSPAVRLGWMVLPGPLVEQVVAVKGEREATAGALDQLTLADLIASGAYDRHVRRMRQHYRRRRDLLVAALAERAPHIGVSGVAAGLHAVLDLPPGTESAAVRAALRQGLVLDGLAGYRHPDSAMDVQDGLVVGYGTPSEHAFSGALEALCRALPPAGGR from the coding sequence ATGCGGGGGCTGCGCGAGGCGATCCGCACCGGCCGCCTCACCCCCGGCACCCGGCTGCCGCCGTACCGCTCGCTCTCCGCCGACCTCGGCATCGCCCGCAACACCGTCGCCGAGGCGTACGCCGAACTCGTCGCCGAGGGGTGGCTCACCGCCCGCCAGGGCTCCGGCACCCGTGTCGCACCGCGCACCGCGCCCCCGAAGCCGAACCCGGCCCCCGCCACCGCGCCCTCCCCGCGCGCCCCGCGGCCCGCGTACAACCTGCTGCAGGGCCAGCCGGACGCCGGCAGTTTCCCCCGCGCCGCCTGGCTGACCTCCGCCCGCCGCGCGCTGACCGCCGCACCCACCGAGGCGTTCGGTCCCGGTGATCCGCACGGCCGACCCGAGCTGCGCGAGGCGCTGGCCGAGTACCTCGCCCGCGCCCGCGGGGTGCGTACCGACCCCGCCAGGATCGTCGTCTGCTCGGGTTTCGCCCACGGTCTGCGGCTGCTGGTCCAGGTGCTGCGCGGCCCGATGGCCGTCGAGGCGTACGGGCTGCCCTTCCACCGCGGCATCCTGGCGGCGGCCCGGGTCCGTACGGTGCCGCTGGCGGTCGACGCCGAGGGCGCTCGCACCGGGGAGCTGGCGGCGAGCGGCGCCAGGTCCGTGCTGCTCACCCCCGCCCATCAGTTCCCGACCGGCGGGCCGCTCGGTCCGGGGCGGCGGGCGACCGTCGTCGACTGGGCCAGGACGACGGGCGGCATCGTCCTGGAGGACGACTACGACGGGGAGTTCCGTTACGACCGGCAGCCGGTCGGCGCGGTGCAGGGCCTCGAACCCGAACGCGTCGTCTACCTCGGGTCGGTCAGCAAGAGCCTGTCACCAGCGGTGCGGCTGGGCTGGATGGTGCTGCCAGGACCGCTCGTGGAGCAGGTGGTGGCGGTCAAGGGCGAGCGGGAGGCCACGGCCGGCGCCCTGGACCAGCTGACCCTCGCGGATCTCATCGCCTCCGGCGCGTACGACCGCCATGTCCGCCGGATGCGGCAGCACTACCGCCGGCGGCGCGACCTGCTCGTCGCCGCGCTGGCCGAGCGGGCCCCGCACATCGGCGTCTCCGGTGTCGCGGCCGGGCTGCACGCCGTACTGGACCTTCCGCCCGGCACCGAGAGCGCCGCCGTCCGGGCCGCGCTCCGGCAGGGTCTCGTCCTGGACGGACTGGCCGGATACCGCCATCCCGACAGCGCGATGGATGTGCAGGACGGGCTGGTGGTCGGCTACGGCACGCCGTCCGAGCATGCGTTCAGCGGCGCCCTGGAAGCCCTGTGCCGGGCACTTCCGCCGGCCGGCGGTCGCTGA